The Niallia alba genome includes a window with the following:
- a CDS encoding gamma-glutamylcyclotransferase family protein: MKKTVLVFVYGSLLKDEVNHYMMKNYPCLAENVWIYGRLFDARLEYPFLIIDDHKKVLGELYEVPVIDVPILDEFEDYNPIGTDNLYERKVVTVHKEDKTWEAFVYVCNQEEMLVNEIMEDSWRAFRNKPISHS, from the coding sequence ATGAAAAAAACAGTACTTGTTTTTGTATATGGATCCTTGCTGAAGGATGAAGTAAATCATTATATGATGAAGAACTATCCTTGTCTTGCTGAAAATGTGTGGATATATGGCAGATTATTTGATGCAAGGTTAGAATATCCTTTTCTGATAATCGATGACCATAAAAAAGTGTTAGGTGAGCTTTATGAAGTCCCAGTAATAGATGTACCTATTTTAGATGAATTTGAAGATTACAATCCTATTGGAACAGATAATTTATATGAGCGAAAGGTAGTTACCGTACATAAAGAGGATAAAACTTGGGAGGCATTTGTTTATGTCTGTAATCAAGAAGAAATGCTTGTAAACGAAATTATGGAGGATAGTTGGAGAGCTTTTCGAAATAAACCTATATCCCATTCTTAA
- the nadE gene encoding ammonia-dependent NAD(+) synthetase codes for MRNLQQKIMKDLNVQADINPKAEIEKRVQFLKDYAKKANSKGFVLGISGGQDSSLAGRLAQLAVEQLREEGHDATFVAVRLPYGVQTDEADAKRALEFIKADKEYVFNIKTPVDGVKEVYDGMSETPLADYHKGNVKARMRMIAQYSIGGQENLLVVGTDHAAEAVTGFFTKYGDGGADVLPLTGLSKRQGKQLLKELKAEEAIYLKVPTADLLDNKPGQADETELGITYDQLDDYLEGKEVTQDVAEKIEARYLMTEHKRQVPASMFDEWWKE; via the coding sequence ATGCGTAATTTACAACAAAAAATTATGAAGGATTTAAATGTTCAAGCTGATATTAATCCAAAAGCAGAAATTGAAAAAAGAGTCCAATTTTTAAAAGATTATGCAAAAAAAGCAAACTCAAAAGGTTTCGTATTAGGAATTAGCGGAGGACAAGATTCATCTTTGGCTGGAAGATTGGCACAGCTTGCAGTTGAACAACTTCGAGAGGAAGGGCATGATGCAACATTTGTTGCAGTTAGACTACCCTATGGTGTTCAGACAGATGAAGCTGATGCGAAACGAGCACTAGAATTTATTAAAGCGGATAAAGAGTATGTTTTTAATATTAAAACTCCTGTAGATGGAGTAAAAGAAGTATATGATGGAATGAGTGAAACTCCATTAGCGGACTATCATAAAGGGAATGTAAAAGCTAGAATGCGGATGATTGCGCAATATTCAATAGGTGGACAAGAAAATTTACTTGTAGTTGGCACTGATCATGCTGCAGAAGCTGTTACGGGTTTCTTTACGAAGTACGGGGATGGTGGTGCAGACGTACTACCGTTAACAGGTTTATCGAAAAGGCAAGGAAAGCAATTATTAAAAGAACTAAAAGCGGAAGAAGCTATTTACCTAAAAGTTCCGACAGCTGACTTATTAGATAATAAACCAGGACAAGCAGATGAAACGGAACTAGGTATAACGTATGATCAATTAGATGATTATTTAGAAGGAAAAGAAGTTACACAAGATGTGGCGGAGAAAATTGAAGCACGCTATTTAATGACAGAGCATAAGAGACAAGTTCCAGCATCTATGTTTGATGAGTGGTGGAAAGAATAG
- a CDS encoding cysteine hydrolase family protein yields MKALINIDYTFDFVEGNLPCGEPAIVIEKELVKITQNFINNGDYTVFAIDLHTLDDPYHPESKLFPPHNIAGTKGRDLYGTLQKIYKDHKDLTNVYWMDKTRYSAFAGTDLHIKLQERSIKDIYLVGVCSDICVLHTAIDAYNLGYNIHIYENAVASFNEIGHQWALDHFKNVLGATIL; encoded by the coding sequence ATGAAAGCTCTAATTAATATAGATTACACCTTTGACTTTGTTGAAGGTAATCTACCATGCGGAGAACCTGCCATTGTAATAGAAAAAGAATTAGTGAAAATCACTCAGAATTTTATCAACAATGGAGATTATACCGTTTTTGCAATCGATTTGCATACGTTAGATGATCCATATCATCCAGAGTCTAAGCTTTTCCCACCTCACAATATCGCTGGAACAAAGGGAAGAGATTTATATGGAACGCTTCAAAAAATATATAAGGACCATAAGGATTTAACCAATGTTTATTGGATGGATAAAACTAGATATAGTGCTTTTGCAGGCACAGACTTACATATAAAATTGCAAGAAAGATCGATTAAAGATATTTATCTAGTTGGCGTTTGTTCAGATATATGTGTGCTCCATACCGCAATTGATGCTTATAATCTTGGCTATAACATCCATATATATGAAAATGCCGTTGCTTCATTTAATGAAATTGGCCATCAATGGGCATTGGATCACTTTAAAAATGTACTAGGAGCTACTATCCTTTAG
- a CDS encoding voltage-gated chloride channel family protein produces MQIGLLFYIVKWIILGGSVGLLAGSASAFFLASLDWATKTQQFNSWLLFLLPVGGALVSFLYWKFGQNSSKGNNLIIEQAHGAKESVSFRMAPLVLFGTLITHLFGGSAGREGTAVQMGGAFSELVGKIFKLDEMDRKIIMICGISSGFGSVFGTPLAGTVFGLEVLAIGLIRHEAIFPSFVAAFVGDIVTSAWGIHHHHYNIGSIPELSWLLILKIVIASVLFGLTSTLFSELTHWLKKTYTKIFPNPVIKSFFGGVVVVILVFIVGTRKYLGLGIPLIDQAFEGTVSFFTFLIKLIFTALTLGAGFQGGEVTPLFVVGSTLGSVLGDILYVSAPFLAALGFIGVFCGATNTPIACFIMGIELFGLEASIYFFIVCIISYLFSGHTGIYTSQQIEISKNRWIEIPKQSTLASIKNQKSKKTKKT; encoded by the coding sequence ATGCAAATTGGTCTACTATTTTATATCGTAAAATGGATCATTTTAGGTGGAAGCGTAGGACTTTTAGCTGGTTCAGCTTCTGCATTTTTTTTAGCAAGTTTAGACTGGGCAACAAAAACGCAGCAATTTAATTCATGGTTGTTATTTTTATTACCAGTTGGAGGAGCCCTCGTCAGTTTTCTATATTGGAAGTTCGGTCAAAATTCCTCGAAAGGAAATAACTTGATTATTGAACAAGCACATGGTGCAAAGGAAAGTGTATCCTTTCGGATGGCACCTTTAGTCCTTTTTGGTACATTAATAACTCATTTATTCGGTGGATCAGCCGGACGTGAAGGGACTGCCGTACAAATGGGTGGTGCTTTTTCTGAGTTAGTAGGAAAAATATTTAAATTAGATGAAATGGACCGGAAAATTATCATGATTTGTGGAATTAGTAGCGGGTTTGGCTCTGTATTTGGCACCCCACTTGCAGGTACAGTATTTGGGCTAGAAGTATTGGCAATTGGTCTTATTAGACATGAAGCAATCTTCCCCAGTTTTGTAGCAGCTTTTGTAGGAGATATCGTAACTAGTGCCTGGGGTATACATCATCACCATTATAATATCGGTAGTATTCCAGAATTATCATGGCTGTTGATTCTAAAAATTGTGATAGCTTCCGTCCTTTTTGGTTTAACAAGTACATTATTCAGTGAATTAACTCACTGGCTAAAGAAGACTTATACAAAAATATTTCCAAATCCAGTAATTAAAAGTTTTTTTGGTGGAGTTGTTGTGGTGATTCTTGTTTTTATCGTGGGAACAAGAAAGTACTTAGGGCTTGGTATTCCTTTAATTGATCAAGCATTTGAAGGAACAGTATCTTTCTTCACTTTTTTAATAAAATTAATTTTCACAGCTTTAACACTAGGGGCGGGTTTTCAAGGTGGAGAAGTTACTCCATTATTTGTTGTAGGTTCAACATTAGGAAGTGTTTTAGGAGATATTTTATATGTCTCAGCTCCATTTTTGGCTGCACTAGGATTTATTGGGGTATTTTGTGGCGCAACAAATACACCAATCGCATGCTTTATTATGGGAATTGAATTATTTGGTTTAGAAGCAAGTATTTACTTCTTTATCGTTTGTATTATTAGTTACCTATTTTCTGGGCACACAGGAATCTATACTTCTCAACAAATTGAGATTTCAAAAAACAGATGGATTGAAATACCGAAACAATCAACATTAGCCTCCATAAAAAACCAGAAGAGTAAAAAAACTAAAAAGACCTAG
- a CDS encoding DUF6501 family protein: MIHQNWESKSSIKKVKCIHTDASKYIVNRVLTVGKEYEVKNETEEFYFVVDNTGKVGGFYKDYFQSI, from the coding sequence ATGATACATCAAAATTGGGAAAGTAAATCATCCATCAAAAAAGTAAAATGTATACATACCGATGCAAGTAAATACATTGTTAATAGAGTATTAACAGTAGGAAAAGAATACGAAGTAAAAAACGAAACAGAGGAATTTTACTTTGTTGTGGACAACACTGGAAAAGTCGGCGGTTTTTACAAAGATTACTTTCAAAGCATATAA
- the odhB gene encoding 2-oxoglutarate dehydrogenase complex dihydrolipoyllysine-residue succinyltransferase has translation MAEIKVPELAESITEGTVAQWLKKTGEYVEKGDYIVELETDKVNVEIISEESGIIQELKANEGDTVQVGETIAIVNAQGVAKEPKAVEKTPEAEVKAEAPKTELQTEADTTINKQIPIASPAARKLARERGIDLTAIQTNDPLGRIRAQDVAAFDQKSAAAAPTQPAQAPKTEKSAPSVETDSRVERVRMTRRRQTIANRLLEVKQNTAMLTTFNEVDMTNVMALRNRRKDAFQKENDVKLGFMSFFTKAVVAALKKAPLLNAEIQGDQIVLKKYYDIGIAVSTDEGLVVPVLRDADRKNFAEIEGEILEFASKARNNKLSLSELQGGTFTITNGGVFGSLLSTPILNGPQVGILGMHKIQLRPVAIDAERMENRPMMYLALSYDHRIIDGKEAVTFLARIKDLLEDPESLLFEA, from the coding sequence ATGGCAGAGATAAAAGTACCAGAATTAGCTGAATCTATCACCGAAGGAACCGTAGCACAATGGTTAAAGAAAACAGGGGAGTATGTGGAAAAAGGCGATTATATCGTTGAACTTGAAACAGATAAAGTAAATGTAGAAATTATTTCAGAAGAAAGTGGGATTATTCAAGAATTAAAAGCAAATGAAGGGGATACAGTCCAAGTTGGTGAAACAATTGCGATTGTCAACGCACAGGGAGTTGCTAAAGAACCTAAGGCTGTCGAAAAAACACCTGAAGCAGAGGTAAAGGCAGAGGCTCCGAAAACCGAACTGCAAACAGAAGCAGATACAACAATTAATAAACAAATTCCGATTGCTTCCCCAGCTGCTCGCAAATTGGCTCGGGAACGTGGGATTGATTTAACAGCTATCCAGACAAATGATCCATTAGGAAGAATAAGAGCACAGGATGTTGCAGCATTCGATCAAAAGTCAGCTGCAGCTGCACCGACACAGCCTGCTCAAGCACCAAAAACTGAAAAATCAGCTCCTTCTGTTGAAACAGATAGTCGTGTTGAGAGAGTGAGAATGACAAGAAGAAGACAAACGATTGCTAATCGACTATTAGAGGTAAAGCAAAATACAGCAATGCTTACTACTTTTAACGAAGTAGATATGACAAATGTTATGGCCCTTAGAAATCGCAGAAAAGATGCATTCCAAAAAGAAAATGATGTGAAGCTTGGATTTATGTCTTTCTTTACGAAAGCTGTCGTTGCAGCTCTAAAGAAAGCACCATTATTAAATGCAGAGATACAAGGTGATCAAATTGTCTTAAAAAAATACTATGACATTGGTATTGCAGTATCAACAGATGAAGGACTTGTGGTGCCAGTCTTAAGAGATGCAGATCGAAAGAACTTTGCAGAAATTGAAGGGGAAATTTTAGAATTTGCTAGTAAAGCAAGAAACAATAAACTTTCCTTAAGTGAGTTACAAGGTGGTACATTTACCATTACTAATGGTGGTGTGTTCGGATCCTTGTTATCCACGCCGATCCTTAATGGACCACAGGTTGGTATTCTAGGAATGCATAAGATTCAGTTACGACCAGTTGCGATAGACGCCGAAAGAATGGAAAATAGACCAATGATGTATCTTGCTCTGTCCTATGACCATCGTATTATTGATGGAAAAGAAGCAGTTACATTCTTAGCAAGAATTAAGGACCTATTAGAAGATCCAGAATCATTATTGTTTGAAGCTTAA
- the pflA gene encoding pyruvate formate-lyase-activating protein: MNGNIHSIETFGTVDGPGIRYVVFTQGCLLRCQFCHNADTWEIGTGKQMSVEDIINDLKTYLPFIEPSGGGITVSGGEPLLQIPFLIELFKACKKLGIHTTIDSSGGCYSKAPSFQAQLDELMKYTDLVLLDLKHIDRKKHIKLTGMGNDHILDFATYLSSKKIPIWVRHVLVPTINDNEEDLTRLSDFIATLENVEKIDILPYHKLGVYKWETLGLEYPLKGIEPPTQESVDFATTILNRNN; the protein is encoded by the coding sequence ATGAACGGTAATATACATTCAATTGAAACATTTGGAACGGTGGATGGTCCTGGTATTCGCTATGTAGTGTTTACACAAGGCTGCTTGCTTCGCTGCCAATTTTGTCATAATGCAGACACTTGGGAAATTGGTACTGGAAAGCAAATGTCTGTAGAGGACATTATCAATGATTTAAAAACATACCTTCCTTTTATCGAACCTTCTGGTGGAGGTATTACTGTAAGTGGTGGGGAACCATTATTACAAATTCCATTTTTAATCGAACTATTTAAAGCGTGTAAAAAACTCGGCATTCATACAACCATTGACTCATCTGGTGGCTGTTATTCAAAAGCCCCTTCTTTTCAAGCGCAATTAGATGAATTAATGAAATATACGGATTTAGTTTTACTCGATTTAAAACATATCGACCGTAAAAAACATATTAAACTAACAGGAATGGGTAATGATCATATTTTAGATTTTGCTACCTATTTATCCAGCAAAAAAATCCCGATCTGGGTACGCCATGTATTAGTCCCAACCATTAATGATAACGAAGAAGATTTAACTAGACTAAGTGATTTTATCGCTACTCTAGAAAATGTAGAAAAAATTGATATTCTTCCCTATCATAAATTAGGTGTTTATAAATGGGAAACGCTCGGTCTAGAATATCCACTTAAAGGAATAGAACCACCTACGCAAGAATCTGTTGATTTTGCGACTACTATTTTAAACAGAAATAATTAA
- a CDS encoding IS4 family transposase, with protein sequence MDKITRKTSFGQWFSPINLQLFEENVKTLKLDFYTKKLTTESFLKLLLFAQLEEVESLHALSDCLFDDQLQKGIDLDSISISQLSRRLNGMNPDLFQKLFLDLVSQIHAKTHNTKLVMPLKIIDSSTLPLNLTNHKWAKFRKTKAGVKLHLRLVFMEKGISYPEKAIMTTAKEHDRGQLEVMVDDKECMYVFDRGYLDYERFDRMTDDGYFFLSRLRKNAVIREVYDFKLPENTSVLSDQMVLIGTTQNRAENYFRLLKVIDSKGNELHLITNRFDLSAEEISKMYKSRWAIELFFKWIKQHLHIKKFYGQSEWAIQNQVFIALIVFCLHVLAQIETKSKRKTLQISRYLRAALWKPAHIWLRKIEGKTIP encoded by the coding sequence ATGGACAAGATTACACGAAAAACTTCATTTGGACAATGGTTTTCACCAATAAATCTTCAATTATTTGAAGAAAACGTGAAAACGTTGAAATTAGATTTCTATACGAAAAAACTAACGACAGAGTCATTTCTAAAATTATTACTTTTTGCGCAGCTAGAAGAAGTCGAAAGTCTGCATGCGCTGAGCGATTGTCTTTTCGATGATCAACTGCAAAAGGGCATTGATCTTGATTCTATCAGTATTTCCCAACTCTCACGCCGTTTAAATGGCATGAATCCAGACTTATTCCAAAAGCTTTTCCTTGATTTAGTTTCACAAATTCATGCCAAAACGCACAACACGAAACTTGTGATGCCATTAAAAATCATTGATTCAAGCACATTGCCTCTCAATTTGACTAATCATAAATGGGCAAAATTCCGCAAAACAAAAGCGGGTGTTAAATTGCACTTACGCCTTGTGTTTATGGAAAAAGGTATATCCTATCCCGAAAAGGCCATTATGACAACGGCCAAAGAACATGACCGCGGTCAGCTTGAAGTAATGGTTGATGACAAGGAATGTATGTATGTGTTTGACCGTGGTTACTTAGACTACGAACGCTTTGATCGGATGACAGATGACGGCTACTTTTTCCTTTCTAGGCTGCGAAAAAACGCAGTCATACGGGAGGTTTACGATTTTAAACTACCCGAGAATACATCTGTTTTGTCGGATCAAATGGTGTTGATTGGTACGACGCAAAACCGTGCCGAAAATTACTTTCGTCTTCTAAAAGTGATTGATTCAAAAGGAAATGAGCTTCATTTAATCACAAATCGTTTTGATTTAAGTGCTGAAGAAATCTCAAAGATGTATAAATCACGCTGGGCGATTGAGTTATTTTTCAAATGGATTAAACAACATCTCCATATCAAAAAGTTTTACGGCCAAAGCGAATGGGCAATTCAGAATCAAGTGTTTATCGCACTTATTGTTTTTTGCCTGCATGTTCTCGCACAAATCGAGACAAAAAGTAAACGAAAAACCCTACAAATTAGCCGATATTTACGGGCAGCTTTGTGGAAACCAGCACATATTTGGCTTCGAAAGATTGAAGGAAAAACCATTCCTTAA
- a CDS encoding nicotinate phosphoribosyltransferase, translating to MSFNYKDDSLMLHTDLYQINMAETYWEDGIAEKNAVFEVYFRKLPFNNGYAVFAGLERVIQYLENLQFSEGDIEYLRQEGFKEDFLAYLKDLRFTGSLRSAAEGEVVFANEPLMRIEAPLAQAQIVETAILNIVNYQTLIATKASRIKNVIGDGVVMEFGSRRAHELDAALWGTRAAFIGGFSSTSNVRAGKLFGIPISGTHAHSMIQAYHDEYIAFHKYARRHKDCVFLVDTYDTLRSGVPNAIRVAKELGDSINFRGIRLDSGDLAYLSKEARKMLDEAGFYDTKIVASNDLDEYTIINLKAQGAKIDIWGIGTKLITAYDQPALGGVYKLVSIEDEAGNMQDTIKISGNPEKVTTPGLKRVYRIINDVNGKSEGDYICMESEHPETDERLKMFHPTHTYISKFVTNFTAVDIHQDVIKDGKLVYETPDIFSIQKYSEQSLEILWDEYKRSLNPEEYPVDLSPLCWENKMNHIEKVKISIQNRK from the coding sequence ATGAGTTTTAATTATAAAGATGACAGTTTAATGTTACATACTGACTTATATCAAATAAATATGGCTGAAACATACTGGGAGGACGGTATTGCTGAAAAAAATGCAGTCTTTGAAGTATATTTTAGAAAATTGCCTTTTAATAATGGCTATGCTGTTTTTGCTGGTTTAGAGCGAGTGATTCAGTATCTAGAGAATCTCCAATTTTCAGAAGGCGATATCGAGTATTTAAGGCAAGAGGGATTTAAAGAGGATTTTCTTGCCTATTTAAAAGATTTGCGATTTACCGGAAGTCTCCGTTCAGCAGCTGAAGGAGAAGTGGTTTTTGCAAATGAACCACTAATGAGAATTGAAGCGCCTCTGGCACAGGCACAAATTGTGGAAACAGCCATTTTGAATATTGTGAATTACCAAACATTGATTGCAACGAAAGCTTCAAGAATTAAAAATGTAATTGGCGATGGGGTTGTAATGGAGTTTGGCAGTAGACGTGCCCATGAGCTGGATGCTGCCCTTTGGGGAACACGAGCAGCTTTCATCGGTGGCTTTAGTTCAACATCAAATGTAAGAGCAGGAAAGTTATTCGGCATTCCGATTTCAGGAACCCATGCACATTCGATGATACAGGCTTATCATGATGAGTATATTGCTTTTCATAAATATGCGAGAAGACATAAAGATTGTGTATTTTTAGTTGACACCTATGATACATTACGTTCTGGGGTTCCTAATGCCATTCGTGTAGCAAAGGAATTAGGAGATAGTATAAATTTTCGGGGAATCCGCTTGGATAGTGGCGATTTAGCTTATTTATCGAAAGAAGCTAGGAAAATGTTGGACGAAGCAGGTTTCTACGATACAAAGATTGTAGCAAGTAATGATCTGGATGAATATACGATTATTAACTTAAAAGCACAAGGAGCAAAAATTGATATTTGGGGAATTGGAACAAAATTAATCACAGCATACGATCAACCTGCGCTTGGTGGCGTTTATAAACTCGTTTCTATAGAAGATGAAGCCGGTAATATGCAAGATACGATTAAAATCAGCGGCAATCCAGAAAAAGTGACTACACCTGGATTAAAAAGGGTATATCGAATTATAAATGATGTCAATGGGAAATCAGAAGGAGACTATATCTGTATGGAATCTGAACATCCGGAAACAGATGAGCGCTTAAAGATGTTCCATCCGACCCATACGTACATCAGCAAATTTGTTACAAATTTTACAGCAGTAGATATACACCAAGATGTAATTAAGGATGGTAAGTTAGTATACGAGACGCCAGATATCTTTTCTATCCAAAAATATTCTGAGCAAAGCTTAGAAATCCTTTGGGATGAATATAAGCGTTCCTTAAATCCAGAAGAGTATCCGGTGGATTTAAGTCCGTTATGTTGGGAAAATAAAATGAACCACATAGAAAAGGTCAAGATATCTATTCAAAACCGCAAATAA
- the yidC gene encoding membrane protein insertase YidC — MKKLSKNTLLIMLLGLSTVLLSACSSSTAGNNDGFFHKIFVEPFIAIIHGTADVFVGSYGLAIILITLVIRLVLMPLMLKQYKNQQLMKVKMDSIKPEMEAIQKKIKTTKDQKEQQKLQMEMMDLYKKNNINPLNIGCLPMLIQMPILMGFYYAIRGSQEIATHSFLWFNLGQSDLILTALAGIVYYLQFRVSQSTMTQEQQKQMRIMGLISPIMIVMVSLNAPAALPLYWTVGGIFLIFQSLLGRKLYPPQTNTAKVVTEK; from the coding sequence TTGAAAAAATTATCTAAAAATACTTTATTAATTATGCTATTAGGTTTATCTACTGTTTTATTAAGTGCCTGTTCTTCATCCACAGCAGGAAATAATGATGGGTTTTTCCATAAAATATTTGTTGAGCCTTTCATTGCAATTATTCATGGAACAGCAGATGTCTTTGTAGGCAGCTACGGTCTTGCGATTATATTGATTACATTAGTTATTCGTTTGGTCCTAATGCCTTTAATGCTTAAACAATATAAAAACCAACAGCTGATGAAAGTAAAAATGGATTCAATTAAACCTGAAATGGAAGCAATTCAGAAAAAAATCAAAACCACAAAAGATCAAAAAGAACAGCAAAAACTGCAAATGGAAATGATGGATTTATATAAAAAAAATAATATTAATCCTTTGAATATCGGTTGCTTGCCTATGCTAATACAAATGCCAATTTTAATGGGCTTCTATTATGCTATTCGTGGTTCTCAAGAAATAGCAACCCATTCATTCTTATGGTTTAATTTAGGTCAATCTGACCTTATTTTAACAGCGTTAGCTGGTATTGTTTATTACCTGCAGTTTAGAGTATCACAAAGCACGATGACCCAAGAGCAACAAAAACAAATGCGTATCATGGGATTGATTTCGCCTATTATGATCGTAATGGTGTCTTTAAATGCCCCAGCAGCATTACCGCTTTATTGGACGGTTGGTGGTATATTCCTTATTTTCCAATCTCTATTAGGAAGAAAGTTATATCCCCCTCAAACTAATACTGCTAAAGTAGTTACAGAGAAATAA